One uncultured Tolumonas sp. genomic window carries:
- the kup gene encoding low affinity potassium transporter Kup yields MSGNHMDAHQKQSLPAITLAAIGVVYGDIGTSPLYTFKECFSPHIGLPPIQPVIFGFLSLIFWALILVVSVKYLAFVLRADNRGEGGILTLMSLAGRNTFAGTTTVLLVLGLVGGGFFYGEVVITPAMSVLSALEGLSVATPALSPYILPAAIAVLTGLFFIQKHGTGNMGKLFGPIMLVWFVSLGILGAISIFKNPQVLAALNPHWAIQFFFTYKTVAFFSLGSVVLAITGVEALYADMGHFGKFPIQLAWFTVALPALVLNYFGQGALILSHPEAIENPFFLLAPEWLVFPMVILSTMATVIASQAVISGVFSLTRQAVRLGYLPGMNILHTSEVEAGQIYIPFVNWMLYIAVLIVVLAFKESTNLAAAYGIAVTGTMVITSILACTVAHYNWDWPKRMVKILLVSLLVIDVPLFLANVVKFLAGGWLPVMLGAIMFMVMATWKWERFLLLRQLSRMSMPLESFVAMVEKETPQKVPGTAIYLSRTQQGIPHALLHNLNHNHVLHERIVLMTFRTQDVPYVDPDQHIEIKSLSPNVWRISATYGFHETPDVYEVFRRCAMKGMSFNLNTTSFFLSRETLLPSHRSILARLRAALFIWLSKNSLRTNDFIHVPADRVVEMGVQVEV; encoded by the coding sequence ATGTCAGGTAATCACATGGATGCACATCAGAAACAATCATTACCAGCCATCACGCTGGCGGCCATCGGTGTGGTATATGGTGATATCGGCACCAGCCCGCTGTATACGTTTAAAGAGTGTTTTTCTCCGCACATCGGTTTGCCGCCAATACAACCAGTAATTTTTGGGTTTTTGTCCTTAATCTTCTGGGCCTTGATCTTAGTGGTATCAGTAAAATATCTGGCTTTCGTACTGCGGGCTGATAACCGTGGTGAAGGCGGTATTTTAACGCTGATGTCTTTAGCGGGCCGCAACACCTTTGCTGGAACAACGACCGTTTTACTGGTGTTAGGTTTGGTCGGTGGCGGCTTCTTTTATGGGGAAGTGGTGATCACGCCGGCCATGTCGGTGCTATCGGCACTGGAAGGTCTTAGTGTTGCCACGCCCGCGCTCAGCCCCTATATCTTACCCGCCGCAATTGCCGTGTTAACCGGACTGTTTTTTATTCAGAAACACGGCACCGGCAACATGGGCAAACTGTTTGGCCCGATCATGCTGGTTTGGTTTGTCTCACTCGGTATATTAGGCGCGATCAGTATTTTTAAAAACCCGCAGGTGCTCGCAGCACTGAACCCTCATTGGGCAATTCAATTTTTCTTTACCTATAAAACCGTAGCCTTTTTCTCGTTAGGCTCTGTAGTTCTGGCTATCACCGGTGTGGAAGCGCTTTACGCTGATATGGGCCATTTTGGTAAATTCCCAATTCAGCTGGCGTGGTTTACGGTGGCATTGCCTGCTCTGGTACTGAACTATTTTGGTCAGGGCGCGCTGATCCTGAGCCACCCAGAGGCGATAGAAAACCCATTTTTCCTGTTAGCACCGGAATGGCTGGTGTTTCCAATGGTTATTCTGTCCACCATGGCGACAGTCATTGCCTCACAAGCCGTGATCTCAGGGGTGTTCTCGCTGACGCGACAAGCAGTGCGTTTAGGTTATCTGCCGGGTATGAATATTCTGCATACCTCAGAAGTGGAAGCTGGCCAGATTTACATCCCGTTCGTGAACTGGATGCTCTACATCGCCGTGCTGATTGTGGTCCTCGCCTTCAAAGAATCGACCAATCTGGCCGCAGCCTATGGTATCGCCGTAACGGGAACCATGGTCATTACCTCCATTCTGGCCTGCACTGTGGCACACTATAATTGGGACTGGCCAAAACGGATGGTCAAAATCTTACTGGTCAGTTTGCTCGTTATTGATGTGCCGCTGTTTTTAGCCAACGTTGTTAAGTTTCTGGCCGGTGGTTGGTTACCTGTTATGTTAGGTGCCATCATGTTCATGGTAATGGCGACCTGGAAATGGGAGCGTTTCCTGCTATTACGCCAACTCAGCCGCATGAGTATGCCACTGGAAAGTTTTGTTGCGATGGTGGAAAAAGAGACACCGCAGAAAGTGCCGGGCACCGCGATTTATCTGTCACGCACCCAACAAGGGATTCCACACGCCTTGCTCCACAACCTGAATCACAATCATGTATTGCATGAGCGGATCGTGTTGATGACCTTCCGTACCCAAGACGTGCCGTATGTCGACCCGGACCAGCATATCGAGATCAAATCCTTGTCACCGAATGTCTGGCGAATTTCAGCCACTTATGGTTTCCATGAAACACCCGATGTGTATGAAGTGTTCCGTCGCTGCGCGATGAAAGGGATGTCATTTAACCTGAATACCACCTCGTTTTTCCTGTCACGAGAGACTTTACTGCCATCACATCGTTCGATCTTAGCGAGACTGCGGGCAGCCTTGTTCATCTGGTTAAGCAAAAATTCACTGCGTACCAACGACTTCATTCATGTGCCCGCCGACCGGGTGGTGGAAATGGGCGTTCAGGTCGAAGTGTAA
- a CDS encoding efflux transporter outer membrane subunit, whose translation MIKRPIALLVSLLLTGCSLAPDYQRPAAPIPVNYETKTSPAAVQATDWQQVFTDPALKKLIDTALQNNRDLRVAVLNVEAYQAQYRIQRAAQLPDITATGYQLRQRVIGGSINNTDSATIGISAYELDMFGRVQSLKDQALEKYLAQEETQRSTQLSLIANVATAYMTLLADHDLLRLAEQTAKSYEQSYQLIEQRYEAGISSSLDVSQSRSNLESVRSSLAQYRRQVALDQNALRLLLGTDIPAGLSNGLPEQDLTLLASLGADMPSSLLTRRPDILAAEHALKAANANIGAARAAFFPSISLTANAGSMSSSLNKLFDGGSGTWLFQPSINLPIFDFGSREAQLDVAKVQEKIEVATYEKAIQTAFKEVSDGLVAQDGYREQLQAQQALVDANKTYYQLAQSRYEKGVDSYLTLLDAQRSLFTAEQGLVSTRLALLSNRVSLFKAVGGGWQQK comes from the coding sequence ATGATTAAACGCCCTATCGCGTTATTAGTATCCTTGTTATTGACCGGTTGCTCGCTGGCGCCAGATTACCAGCGTCCAGCGGCTCCTATTCCAGTTAATTATGAAACTAAAACTTCTCCGGCTGCTGTGCAAGCAACAGACTGGCAACAAGTGTTTACTGATCCAGCATTGAAAAAACTGATTGATACTGCATTACAAAACAACCGCGACCTGCGTGTTGCCGTTTTGAATGTAGAAGCCTATCAGGCGCAATATCGAATTCAACGGGCAGCACAATTGCCTGATATTACCGCTACGGGTTATCAATTACGCCAGCGCGTTATCGGTGGTTCGATCAACAACACCGATTCAGCCACCATCGGTATCAGTGCCTATGAGTTGGATATGTTTGGTCGGGTGCAAAGCCTGAAAGATCAGGCTTTGGAAAAATATCTGGCACAGGAAGAGACGCAACGTAGCACCCAGCTCAGCTTGATCGCCAACGTTGCGACCGCGTACATGACGCTGTTGGCAGATCACGATCTGTTGCGTCTGGCAGAACAAACAGCAAAAAGTTATGAACAAAGCTATCAGCTGATTGAACAACGTTACGAAGCCGGGATCTCGTCTTCGCTGGATGTCAGCCAGTCGCGCAGTAATTTAGAAAGCGTGCGTTCCAGTTTGGCACAATATCGCCGTCAAGTGGCCCTCGATCAGAATGCGTTGCGTTTATTGCTGGGCACCGATATTCCAGCCGGATTATCCAACGGTTTACCAGAGCAAGATCTGACACTGCTGGCATCGCTGGGAGCCGATATGCCGTCATCACTGCTGACTCGCCGTCCTGATATTCTGGCCGCTGAACATGCATTGAAAGCAGCGAATGCCAATATTGGCGCTGCACGCGCGGCATTTTTCCCCAGCATCAGCTTAACGGCGAATGCTGGCAGCATGAGTTCATCGTTGAACAAACTGTTTGATGGCGGCTCTGGCACTTGGTTATTCCAGCCAAGCATCAATCTGCCGATCTTTGATTTTGGCAGCCGCGAAGCGCAACTGGATGTCGCCAAAGTGCAGGAAAAAATCGAAGTCGCGACCTATGAAAAAGCCATTCAGACCGCCTTTAAAGAGGTCTCTGATGGTTTAGTGGCGCAAGATGGTTATCGCGAACAATTGCAGGCGCAACAAGCGCTGGTCGATGCTAACAAAACCTACTATCAGCTGGCACAAAGCCGCTATGAAAAAGGCGTCGATAGTTATCTGACACTGTTAGATGCCCAGCGCTCACTCTTTACCGCCGAACAAGGTTTGGTCAGCACTCGTTTAGCCTTGCTCAGTAACCGCGTCAGTTTATTTAAAGCGGTTGGTGGTGGCTGGCAGCAGAAGTAA
- a CDS encoding efflux RND transporter permease subunit, which translates to MSRFFIDRPIFAWVIAIVIMLAGALAIKNLPIAQYPTIAPPSVRISTSYPGASAKTVEDSVTQVLEQNMTGLDNLLYMSSQSDSSGNVTVSLNFMAGTNADTAQVQVQNKVQQALSSLPQTVQNQGVRVEKSSSSFLMVAGLISENGSMDQSDLSDYLVTNIKEPLSRIEGVGSVQIFGAQYAMRVWLDPNKLNSYSLTPSDVTAAITSQNTQISVGQLGAAPAVAGQQFNATITGQSRLTSMDEFKNILLKVNTNGSQVRLRDVARVELGAESYNSVSRYNGKPASGIAINLATGANALQTATLVKAKMADLSKYFSPGIKVVYPYDTTTFIKISITEVAHTLVEAVILVFFIMYLFLQNFRATLIPTIAVPVVLLGTFGIMSAAGYSINTLTMFGLVLAIGLLVDDAIVVVENVERVMSEEGLSPLEATRKSMDQITGALVGIALVLSAVFVPMAFFSGSTGAIYRQFSLTIVSAMALSVLVALILTPALCATLLKPVQKGDHGVQTGFFGWFNRMFDRNSRRYRTVVGRVIQRSGRMLVVYTALLVTLGWLFMRMPTSFLPEEDQGIALAMVQLPTGATQERTLKVLDKVSDHFYNNEKQAVESVFTIAGFSFAGSGQNAGLAFVKFKDWSKRKSAENSANAIIGRAMGAFSQIKEASIFAFNMPSIPELGQSTGFDLYLQDRGGLGHDKLIAARNQLLGMAAKDPALVRVRPNGMEDTPQYNIRVDYEKAMALGLSVSDINSTLSTAWGSNYVNDFIDRGRVKKVYVQADAPFRMQPEHLQLWYVRNAQQQMVPFSSFAEGFWSYGSPRLERYNGSSAVEIVGEAAPGKTSGEAMAEMAKLISQLPNGIGYEWTGMSYQEQVSGSQAPALYAISLLVVFLSLAALYESWSIPFSVMLIVPLGVIGALLAATMRGLSNDIFFQVGLLTTIGLSAKNAILIVEFAKELFDKGMGIKQAVIEASRMRLRPILMTSMAFILGVLPLVISTGAGASGRNAIGTGVTGGMIAATVLAIFYVPCFFVLVMKYFSKHRHALRAPSSAENRHD; encoded by the coding sequence ATGTCCAGATTTTTTATTGATCGCCCGATTTTCGCGTGGGTTATCGCTATTGTTATTATGCTGGCCGGGGCATTAGCCATTAAAAACCTGCCTATTGCACAGTACCCAACCATCGCGCCGCCTTCAGTGCGGATCAGCACCAGCTACCCAGGCGCGTCAGCTAAAACGGTCGAAGACAGCGTTACTCAGGTGCTGGAACAAAATATGACCGGCTTGGATAACCTGTTGTATATGTCATCGCAAAGTGACTCCAGCGGGAATGTCACGGTCAGCCTGAATTTTATGGCTGGCACCAATGCCGACACCGCACAGGTTCAGGTGCAGAACAAGGTGCAACAAGCGCTCAGTTCACTGCCACAGACGGTGCAAAATCAGGGGGTTCGGGTCGAAAAATCGTCCTCATCGTTCCTGATGGTTGCCGGTTTGATTTCTGAAAATGGTTCGATGGATCAGTCCGATCTCAGTGACTATTTAGTGACTAATATCAAAGAGCCACTCAGCCGTATTGAAGGCGTGGGCAGTGTGCAGATTTTTGGTGCTCAGTATGCAATGCGGGTTTGGCTTGATCCGAACAAACTTAATAGCTATAGCCTGACCCCCAGTGATGTGACAGCAGCGATCACCTCACAAAACACACAAATCTCGGTTGGTCAGCTGGGTGCAGCGCCTGCTGTAGCCGGTCAGCAGTTTAATGCCACCATTACTGGCCAAAGTCGTTTGACCAGCATGGATGAATTCAAAAATATTCTGCTGAAAGTTAACACTAACGGCTCACAAGTGCGTTTGCGTGACGTTGCCCGTGTCGAGCTGGGTGCGGAAAGTTACAATTCGGTCAGCCGTTATAATGGCAAACCGGCATCGGGTATCGCGATTAATCTGGCCACTGGCGCTAACGCACTGCAGACCGCGACATTGGTAAAAGCCAAAATGGCCGATCTGTCGAAATACTTTTCGCCAGGTATTAAAGTCGTTTATCCGTATGACACAACGACTTTTATTAAAATTTCGATTACAGAAGTTGCACATACGTTGGTGGAAGCCGTGATACTGGTGTTCTTCATCATGTATCTGTTTTTGCAAAACTTCCGCGCCACCTTGATCCCAACCATTGCCGTACCCGTGGTCTTGCTTGGCACATTTGGCATTATGTCGGCGGCGGGTTACAGCATCAATACGCTGACCATGTTTGGTTTAGTGTTGGCCATTGGTCTGTTGGTCGACGATGCCATCGTGGTGGTAGAAAACGTCGAACGGGTGATGTCCGAAGAAGGCCTCTCACCGCTGGAAGCCACGCGAAAATCGATGGATCAGATCACCGGCGCCTTAGTAGGTATTGCATTGGTTCTGTCGGCCGTATTTGTACCGATGGCCTTTTTCAGTGGCTCCACTGGTGCAATTTATCGTCAATTTTCGCTGACCATTGTTTCCGCAATGGCACTTTCGGTGCTGGTTGCTTTGATCCTGACGCCTGCGTTATGCGCAACCTTACTGAAACCAGTGCAGAAAGGCGATCACGGCGTTCAGACTGGCTTCTTCGGCTGGTTCAACCGCATGTTCGATCGTAACAGCCGCCGTTACCGGACTGTGGTTGGGCGCGTGATCCAACGCAGTGGCCGCATGCTCGTCGTGTATACCGCACTACTGGTTACTTTGGGCTGGTTATTTATGCGCATGCCAACCTCGTTCCTGCCGGAAGAGGATCAGGGTATCGCGCTGGCCATGGTGCAGCTACCAACAGGTGCAACCCAAGAGCGCACGTTGAAAGTGTTGGATAAAGTCTCTGACCATTTCTACAACAATGAAAAACAGGCGGTGGAATCAGTGTTTACCATCGCCGGTTTCAGTTTTGCCGGTAGCGGACAAAATGCCGGTCTGGCATTTGTTAAATTCAAAGACTGGAGCAAGCGTAAGAGCGCTGAGAATTCTGCGAACGCGATCATTGGTCGCGCGATGGGAGCGTTTTCCCAGATCAAAGAAGCCTCAATCTTCGCGTTTAATATGCCGAGTATTCCCGAATTAGGCCAATCCACCGGCTTCGATCTCTATTTACAAGATCGCGGTGGCCTGGGTCATGACAAATTGATCGCCGCGCGTAATCAGTTACTGGGGATGGCAGCGAAAGATCCGGCCTTGGTGCGTGTCCGCCCGAATGGCATGGAAGATACGCCGCAATACAATATCCGGGTCGATTATGAAAAAGCCATGGCATTGGGCTTAAGCGTCAGTGACATTAACAGCACATTATCGACTGCCTGGGGTTCAAACTACGTCAATGATTTTATTGACCGGGGCCGGGTGAAAAAGGTGTATGTGCAAGCTGATGCCCCATTCCGTATGCAACCAGAACATCTGCAACTGTGGTATGTGCGTAATGCGCAACAGCAGATGGTGCCGTTCTCCTCTTTTGCCGAAGGTTTCTGGAGTTATGGCTCACCACGACTGGAACGTTATAACGGCTCGTCAGCGGTAGAAATTGTCGGCGAAGCTGCTCCAGGGAAAACCAGTGGTGAAGCCATGGCTGAGATGGCAAAACTGATCAGCCAATTACCGAATGGGATCGGTTATGAATGGACGGGGATGTCGTATCAAGAGCAAGTCTCTGGCAGTCAGGCTCCGGCACTGTATGCGATTTCATTGCTGGTCGTGTTCTTGAGTCTGGCGGCATTATACGAGAGCTGGAGTATTCCTTTCTCAGTAATGTTGATCGTGCCACTGGGGGTCATCGGTGCTTTGTTAGCAGCCACCATGCGCGGTCTGTCTAATGACATCTTCTTCCAGGTGGGTTTGTTAACGACGATCGGCTTGTCGGCGAAAAACGCCATCCTGATAGTGGAATTTGCCAAAGAGCTGTTCGATAAAGGGATGGGCATCAAACAAGCGGTCATAGAAGCATCCCGGATGCGTTTACGTCCGATCTTGATGACCTCGATGGCCTTTATTTTAGGGGTGCTACCGTTAGTGATCAGTACCGGCGCCGGAGCCAGTGGCCGTAACGCGATCGGTACCGGTGTAACCGGCGGGATGATCGCCGCCACAGTTCTTGCTATCTTTTATGTACCGTGCTTCTTTGTACTCGTAATGAAGTATTTCAGTAAGCATCGCCATGCTTTACGTGCACCGTCTTCTGCGGAGAACCGTCATGATTAA